A segment of the Pirellulales bacterium genome:
CTCGGCATTCCTGTCGATTGGCCGCTGCGCTGCGAGGACGCGTTTCATCGGGGCCACGATGGTTCGACCGAGTCGCTCGAAACGCGAATCGACAAGTTGCTGGCGGGAAAGACTTTTTCTAACTTCGCCGACAAGGTTTCACAGCTCGGCAGCTACGGCGGCGGCAACCATTTCGGCGAAGCCGAAGTCGTTGAGCTTGTTGGCGACGAGCGTCGGCGTAAGATTGCCGAATCGTTCGGGCTGCGCGAAGGTGATGTGGCATTTTTGTCGCACTGCGGTTCGCGCGGCTTCGGTTACCAGCTTGCCAGTGGCCAATTTCGCCAACTGCAGTCGAAGTTCAACACCTGGGATATTCCATTGCCGGGTGGTGATCGAGAGTTGGTTTATGCGCCGCTCGGGACGCCTGAAGCCAACGATTACCTCGACGACATGGCTTTGGGCGCAAACTTTGCGACCGTCAATCATCTGCTCATTAATGCGCTGGTGCTGGAAGCGTTTCAAGAAGTGCTGCCAGAAGCTCACGGTGAGCTTGTATACTTCATCAGCCATAACATTGCGCGGCAGGAGGTTGTTGGCAATCAGGTGTGTTGGGTCCATCGCAAAGGGGCTACTCGCGCTTTCCCGGCAGGACACTTTTCACTCCTCGACACGCCCTACTACGAAACCGGCCATCCGATTTTACTGCCCGGCAATCCGGTGAGTGGTTCAGTGGTGATGGTCGCTGAACCGGGGGCGGAAAAAAGCTGCTACAGCGTCAATCACGGCGCCGGTCGAGCGAGGGGACGCAAAGAGGCCGGGCGCCGGCTCGATCAGCGCACGATCGACGCCCAATTGGATTACGCCGATATTCTCACCAACTGCCGCAACTACCCGATCGACGAAGCCCCTGCCGCCTATAAAGATTTCAGCGAAGTGCTGCGATCGGTCGAACAAGCGGGTTTGGCCTCCACGGTGGCAAGGCTGCGTGCGAAGTTCGTCATTAAAGACGCCGATAAAAGTTTCGGAGGTGCTGCGTAAGCCATACCGACGCAGGCGCACGAGTTTCACCGCTCCGCCGACACCTCTAGCAGAAAATGGCCGCGGGTGGGGAATCCATTCCCCCTGCGGCCAAGCTGCAGTAGTCGACACAAAAATTTAGCCGTCGAATGCCGCCGATATCGTTCGACTAGAACGAGCCGAGATTCGGCAAGCCGCCCAGGCCAGGCAACTGCTGCACCAGCGGCAAGTAGGTTTCTACTAACGTTTCCAACTGGTCGGCGTAGGCGTCGAACGACTGGGTGAATTGGAAGCCGGTTACGTTCTCTTCCTCGAACGAATTGCGGGCATGCAGGTAGCTGTCTACAGGATTTCCTCCGCCAGATAAGTTCGCAACCGGAGTACTCGAATAAGCAACAGCCAGGATATCGAGATTGCCATCGCCCATGTTGACACTCAGCGAGTCGCAGGCGTCGACGCCGAGCAATCCAACAATGTCTCTGCCGCCGTTGGTGTAAACGCAGACGTCTGGCGCCGTCAACTTGGCCAGCAAGACATAGTCGTCGCCGCTGCCAGTGTTGAATATCGCCGTTCCAAATTCCCCTTGGGTCTGCGCGGCAAAATCCGACTCCATATCGGGAATCTGCAACGTGACATCGGCGAGGAGCACGGCATCGGTGTCGGCACCGGTACTGACGTAGATGCTGCACGCGGTAAACCTGGTGATCGCAACGCCGTCGAAACCGCTGCTGGTTCGAACGTTTAGCGCACCATCGAGATTGCCCTTGACGATGGCAAGCCCGTCGTTTCCACGGCCGAGCGAAACATTCATCCCGCTGATGTATTCGAATTTTTCGGAGTGCTTGCCGTTGATCGTGGTACCAAGCAGTCCGGCAACCTTCCATACACCGCTGTTGAATTGCGTTACCGCGACCACATTGCTTTGGGAATTTCCGCGAATTTCCAAGTCGCCCGCCGTGTTGATCGCGGCGGTAACGTTGCTGGCCATCAAGGTGCGAGTCTCGAGTTGTTCAATTCGCAGAGTCCGCGACAGAGCTTTGCTGAAGTTTCTCATTGTGCTTCCTCCAAACGGAAAAGAGGTCAGGAATTGCAATCGAGGTGATTGCAGTGGTAGAACCTATTTGTGAGGTCTACGCCCATCCGTTTGCGAGAAAGACCTCTATAGGCAGCCGCGACGCATCCTCTGCCTGGCGGGGGCAACGCCTTTCGGTGAAGCCCAGTAGGTAGCCGCGCAAACGACGAATCGCGAGAGCGCCCAATATAGGAATGATGCGAGCGGGAGTAAAGATGGGGTAAGTGCGTAAAGTTTACTGGCAAGCTAGCGTTAGAATATTTCGCTATAATTTGCGGCCTGGAGCGCTATAAAAGGAAGGAATTTATGCAACTTAAAAAGATTTTGTTTCCCACGGACTTTTCTCACGCCAGCGATGCGGGCTTGCCCCTGGCGACCGCGCTGGCGCGAGATACCGGCGCGACGCTCGTGATTTTACACGTCGAAGAGCCGCCGCTGGCTTACGGCGGCGGCGAACTGTACTATGGTATTCCCGAGCCGAATACCGAGGCTCTCCAAAAAATGCTGGCCGCGGTGAAACCGGCCGACCCGCAGGTGGCTTACGTTCACCGGATGGTCACCGGCGATCCGGCGACAGAGATTGTACGTGTGGCCAACGACGAACGGGCCGACATCATTGTTGTCGGTACACACGGCCGCACCGGGCTGACGCGACTGCTGATGGGAAGCGTCGCCGAGCAGGTAATTCGACGTGCCGCTTGTCCCGTGCTGACGTTCAAGGAGCCGCGCGAAGCAAAGTAATCGCGATCGGCGTTCGGTAGACTTGGGCGTGCGGAATTCAACTCCGTCCATTTCGCGCATTGATAGCGGCAACCGAGAAGTTGCTATCTCGATCATCGACTGCCGTGACGACATCGCATGCGAGCCGCTGCTGTGGAAGTACGTATGCTTCTGCCGCGTCGGTCGCGTCTGCAGCAGTCAACGCGATGACACCGACCTAGTTCTGACAATCGTCAAGCACCAATTCCAGGCCCACGGAGATCGGGCCTCTTGCGAACCGCGCGTTCGGCGCAGGCAGCGTTCTCTCGAATTTCCATCCGATTTCGATCCATCGACGATGGCTGATTCTGGCAAAGTGTCGCAACTGGGAAGGGAGTGAAGTATCCTGGAATGCGACCAGTCGTATCGCTGCGCGGTGGGATAAGGATTTGAGAATATGGCTCGACCCTTTGCGACCCCCTCGTCCTTCAGCCTCAAATTGCTGTTGGGCGCGATATTCGTCGCTACCGTTGAGATTCCGCTCCACGCCGAAACCGTATACGACCTGATCCTCCGCGGCGGCACGATCTACAACGGCAGCGGAAATCCACCCGTCACCGGCGACATCGCCGTCAGCGGCGACCGCATCGCCGCAAGCGGCAAGCTTGTCGACACGCGCGGCAAGCAGGAAATCGATGTTCGCGGCTTGGCCGTCGCGCCGGGGTTCATCAACATGCTTAGCTGGGCAAACGAATCGCTGCTTTACGACGGCCGCTCTCAAAGCGATATTCGCCAAGGTGTCACGCTCGAAGTGATGGGGGAGGGGAACTCGATGGGCCCATTCAACCCTGTGATGCAAAATGAGCAAGCCCGCCGGCAAGCCGACATCCATTATTCCGTGAAATGGCAAACACTCGGTCAGTATCTCGACCTGCTGGTCAATCGTGGAATTTCGTGCAACGTCGCTTCATTCGTTGGCGCATCGACGGTGCGCGTGCATGAACTCGGCGCGGCCGACATCGCCCCCAATGCCGAGCAGCTTGCACGCATGCAACAGCTCGTCCGCGAAGCGATGGAAGAAGGAGCAATGGGCGTTGCATCCGCCTTGATCTACGCTCCCGGCTG
Coding sequences within it:
- a CDS encoding RtcB family protein; its protein translation is MAQSNAPARDALAKPEIISTGEAIGFLPARDSAGKPITVIGTPAIRDGFDASCLQQALNSRGAPGVTDLVLNPDAHCGYGAPVGCVLVSPTHIYPGPVGVDIKCSMSLLQLDVPAEAIVDRPVRRALMNAVGERTPTGPGRGQRSVAKARRVSEPLGRQVAIEGASKSVCEALGIPVDWPLRCEDAFHRGHDGSTESLETRIDKLLAGKTFSNFADKVSQLGSYGGGNHFGEAEVVELVGDERRRKIAESFGLREGDVAFLSHCGSRGFGYQLASGQFRQLQSKFNTWDIPLPGGDRELVYAPLGTPEANDYLDDMALGANFATVNHLLINALVLEAFQEVLPEAHGELVYFISHNIARQEVVGNQVCWVHRKGATRAFPAGHFSLLDTPYYETGHPILLPGNPVSGSVVMVAEPGAEKSCYSVNHGAGRARGRKEAGRRLDQRTIDAQLDYADILTNCRNYPIDEAPAAYKDFSEVLRSVEQAGLASTVARLRAKFVIKDADKSFGGAA
- a CDS encoding universal stress protein, which encodes MQLKKILFPTDFSHASDAGLPLATALARDTGATLVILHVEEPPLAYGGGELYYGIPEPNTEALQKMLAAVKPADPQVAYVHRMVTGDPATEIVRVANDERADIIVVGTHGRTGLTRLLMGSVAEQVIRRAACPVLTFKEPREAK